The genome window GAATAAAACCTATATGAAGATTTTAAATAAAATTAGCTTCACAATATTGTATTATTTAAATTTGAGCTAATTCATTAAATATTTCGAATTAATAATTCTTTTTCATAAAGAATTTTGCAATAGATGAGTATGGATAAATCGATCATTAATAAATACGAATTGGTTGTAGGGCTTGAAGTCCATGCACAACTCAACACTGCAAGTAAAATCTTTGCAGGCGATGCGAATGAGTTTGGGAAATCTCCAAATACCAATATTTCTGTAATTACACTTGGCCACCCTGGTACTTTGCCTAAGCTGAATAAATCGGCTGCTGAAAAAGCGATCAAAATGGGCTTGGCTTGTCATTCTCGTATTTCAGAATACAATATTTTTGATCGAAAAAATTACTTTTATCCAGACCTTCCTAAGGGTTTTCAAACTACTCAAGACAAGACTCCTATCTGTATAGGTGGTTATTTGGATGTGATTACAAAATCGGGAAAGAAGAGTAGAGTAAAACTTAACCGTATTCATATGGAAGATGATGCGGGTAAATCATCTCACCTTGAAAATGAGCCTGAAACGGCTGTAGATTTGAACCGTGCAGGAACTGCTCTTATCGAGATTGTAACAGAACCCGAAATACACGATGCAGAAGAAGCCAATGCATTTCTGACTGAGGTACGTAAAATTGTACGATACCTTGATATCTCAGATGGAAACATGGAAGAAGGTTCTTTGCGTTGTGATGCCAATATTTCTGTCAGATTGAAAGGAGAAACTAAACTTGGCAAAAAGTGTGAAGTCAAGAACATGAACTCGATGCGAAATGTACAACGTGCCATCGAACATGAGTTCATTCGTCAGATTGAGCTTATCGAAAAAGGAATTGATTTCAATTCTGAAACTAGAAACTTCGATGCAGATACAGGTACAACTTCTAGTTTGAGAAATAAAGAAACACTTAACGATTATCGTTATTTCCCAGAGCCAGACCTTCCACCTTTTATTGTGACTGAAGAAAAGGTAGCTGAGATTAAAGCAAGCATGCCTAGTCTTCCTTACGAACTCGTAGAGAAGTTCACGAAAGAATATGGCTTACCTGAATATGATGCGATTGTCTTAACTGACAATAGAGAAATTGCAACTTACGCAGAAGAACTATTCACTAAGACATCAAATGTAAAATCTGCTTCCAACTGGTTAATGGGTCCAATCAAATCGTATTTGAATAAATCAGATTTAAGTATTGATAAATTAGGTTTGGAGCCTGCTAAAGTTGCAGAACTTATTCAATTGGTTGATGATGGAAAAGTGAGTACTTCTGTAGCCCAACAAGAGCTATTCCCTGCTTTCATAAAGAAACCTGATAGTTCAGCCGAAGCACTTGCACAAGAAATGAACTTGATTCAAGAAAGCGGCGATGACTTTATCAAACCTATCATTGATGAGGTCTTAGCAAAATTCCCTGACAAGGTAAAAGCTTACAAGAAAGGGAAAAAAGGACTGATCGGAATGTTTATGGGTGAGGTCATGAAACTCAGTGGTGGAAAAGTAGAACCGAAAAAAGCCAAACAGTTGGTACAAGAAGCTTTAGAAGCCTAATAAAATACAAAATTCAATATAGACAGAAGTACTTTCGAGGTGCTTCTGTCTTTTTTTTATATCTTTTCGAAAACAAATTTTTATCTATACACATCGTGAAAAAGCTTTTATATATCGCCATTGCTTTCTGTGCTCTTTTTGCTGCAGCTTGCAACAATAACGCGAACAATCCGATCAAAGACGTTTCGGGACGTATCTCAGACGCAGAGGAAGGAGAAGAAATCACTATTTATCAATTCGTTGCAGGAGTTGGGAAAAATGAAATTGCCAAAACAACTACAGATGCTAACGGAAATTTTGAACTTCAAGTAAATTCAGATACGATCTCATATTTCAGTATCAATATTGGAAATAAAAGAGAGCAATTGTTGATCATTGACAATGACCTTAAGATCGATGCTGAGAAAGATCCGAAAGGACGTTTCAAAGTAGAAGGTTCTTCAGAAAATACACAATTGCAAGGATATTTGGAGCTTGAAAATACAATCAACACGGAGTATCGTCGTATCATGAAAAAGATTCAAGGCGATCAGCAAGCGATGGTTGAAGAACAAAAGACTTTCCAAGATCAAGCAAACCAAGATATCAAAAGATATATCGATAATAAAGGCGTTGCATTCTATGTCCTTTTTGCATTACAACGTATGAACTTGCAAAAAGACTATGATTACATCATGCCACTTACTGAAACTTTGGTAGAAAAATATCCTGATTCAAAAGATATTCAAGGTCTGAAAAAGACAATGGATATGCTTAAGAAGCAAAAAGAAGCTGAAAAACTAACGGCTATCGGTGCTGTTGCTCCTGAAATTTCTTTACCTACTCCAGAAGGCGCTGAGTTATCGCTTAGCTCTATGAAAGGAAAAATTGTATTGGTTGACTTCTGGGCTGCTTGGTGTGCTCCATGCCGTGCTTACAACCCAAAATTGGTTAGCTTATACGATGAATTGAAAGGAAAAGACTTCGAAATTTTAGGTGTTTCTTTAGATAAAGACAAAGACAAATGGCTTACTGCTATTGAGAAAGATCAATTGACTTGGCCACAAGTTTCTGATCTTCAATTCTGGGATTCTGAAGCGGCTCGTACTTATGGAATTCAATCAATTCCTGCTTCTATTTTGATTGATCAAGATGGAAAGATCGTCGCAAAAAATCTTAGAGGTGATGCATTGAAAACTAAGATTGAAGAATTATTAGCAGCTAAAGCTGGCATGTAATTCTCAAAAAATAGAAAGTAAAAATCCCCACTACTGAAACATACTCAGTTGTGGGGGTTTCTTTTTAATAAATAGTTCAGCTATGAAAAAAGCATCAGAGTAAATAATACTCCGATGCTTTTCATAAAGTCTATATCTATTCTTTAAAGGCTTATAAAGTCTTTTTATCAGTATCTACCGAAATAATCTTAAATGAAATACGGCGGTTCTGATTTCGTCCTTCTCGCGTCTCGTTTGAAGCTACAGGAGAAGATTCTCCATAACTTTTCACAATCAATCTAGACTTATCAATACCTCTGATATACATTCGTTGAGCAATCTGTTGTGCTCTTCTTTTTCCCAAATACTTATTGTAAGCCTCCTCTCCGATATTATCGGTATGTCCGCCTACTTCCATCACGATATCAGAATATTTCTCAAGAATATGGATAACGTTATCAAGTACTTTCTTTCCTGAATCAGACATTTCGTTACTTCCTGTTTTGAACGTAATAAATGCGTTCAAGTTAATTTCTTCTCCTTCCTCAGGTACTTCAAATACAAATCCATCTTCAAATACAATTGGCTCTCTTTTTTCCAATAAACCATCATAATCAAAGACTTCCATTTCTTCTTTACGCTCACGGACAATATACTCTACACGGTTTGTACCGTCTCCTCCGGCTGTTGGTAATTCATATTTGGAACCATATCCATAACTTTTACCCAATAATGAGCCTTCTGGATCTAGCTTCTTCAGAGCTTTCATGACTGCATCTGCCTTAGCTTTTGATGTAAATACATTGACTAGGCTATCTTCTGAAGATTTTGTGTGAAGTACGATTTCGATTTGGTAATCTGGGTGTTTCTTACTAAACTCACTCAACATCTTCAACTCTCTGTTTGAAGAAGAATTAAGATCTGAATATTCTGTAAAGAAAATGTTCTCTAATACTTCAAATTCTCCAT of Sediminitomix flava contains these proteins:
- the gatB gene encoding Asp-tRNA(Asn)/Glu-tRNA(Gln) amidotransferase subunit GatB, with the protein product MDKSIINKYELVVGLEVHAQLNTASKIFAGDANEFGKSPNTNISVITLGHPGTLPKLNKSAAEKAIKMGLACHSRISEYNIFDRKNYFYPDLPKGFQTTQDKTPICIGGYLDVITKSGKKSRVKLNRIHMEDDAGKSSHLENEPETAVDLNRAGTALIEIVTEPEIHDAEEANAFLTEVRKIVRYLDISDGNMEEGSLRCDANISVRLKGETKLGKKCEVKNMNSMRNVQRAIEHEFIRQIELIEKGIDFNSETRNFDADTGTTSSLRNKETLNDYRYFPEPDLPPFIVTEEKVAEIKASMPSLPYELVEKFTKEYGLPEYDAIVLTDNREIATYAEELFTKTSNVKSASNWLMGPIKSYLNKSDLSIDKLGLEPAKVAELIQLVDDGKVSTSVAQQELFPAFIKKPDSSAEALAQEMNLIQESGDDFIKPIIDEVLAKFPDKVKAYKKGKKGLIGMFMGEVMKLSGGKVEPKKAKQLVQEALEA
- a CDS encoding peroxiredoxin family protein, with translation MKKLLYIAIAFCALFAAACNNNANNPIKDVSGRISDAEEGEEITIYQFVAGVGKNEIAKTTTDANGNFELQVNSDTISYFSINIGNKREQLLIIDNDLKIDAEKDPKGRFKVEGSSENTQLQGYLELENTINTEYRRIMKKIQGDQQAMVEEQKTFQDQANQDIKRYIDNKGVAFYVLFALQRMNLQKDYDYIMPLTETLVEKYPDSKDIQGLKKTMDMLKKQKEAEKLTAIGAVAPEISLPTPEGAELSLSSMKGKIVLVDFWAAWCAPCRAYNPKLVSLYDELKGKDFEILGVSLDKDKDKWLTAIEKDQLTWPQVSDLQFWDSEAARTYGIQSIPASILIDQDGKIVAKNLRGDALKTKIEELLAAKAGM